One Nerophis ophidion isolate RoL-2023_Sa linkage group LG06, RoL_Noph_v1.0, whole genome shotgun sequence genomic region harbors:
- the LOC133555193 gene encoding snaclec alboaggregin-A subunit beta'-like has protein sequence MRFTLFLLCGIGGLVAGTWALPVEKKKKDCCPPGWTQVEGHCYIVQDDPRIFSDAERVCNTLGGNLASITDAVKNAAVAQLVRNNGFRPAWIGLTDAVREQVYAWTDGSPFDFQNLLSSFFLVTVCTSHMVYGTLQVASPGSPLFVAKKRAVIVITNQVHHIFRTPPLNFFNPGAQRYG, from the exons ATGCGGTTTACTCTCTTCCTCCTCTGTGGGATCGGTGGACTGGTAGCTGGAACT TGGGCTTTGCctgtagaaaagaaaaaaaaag ATTGTTGTCCTCCGGGATGGACTCAGGTGGAAGGCCACTGTTACATCGTGCAAGATGATCCCAGGATTTTTTCTGATGCAGAG AGAGTATGCAACACTCTTGGTGGGAATCTGGCCTCAATCACCGATGCGGTTAAAAATGCCGCCGTGGCTCAACTGGTTCGGAATAACGGTTTTCGGCCCGCCTGGATTGGACTCACTGATGCAGTCAGG GAGCAAGTCTATGCTTGGACCGACGGCAGCCCCTTTGATTTCCAGAACCTTCTCTCATCTTTCTTTTTGGTGACTGTGTGTACATCTCATATG GTCTATGGTACCCTGCAAGTTGCTTCTCCAGGTTCCCCTTTGTTTGTGGCCAAGAAGCGTGCTGTGATCGTGATCACTAATCAGGTCCATCACATCTTCAGAACACCACCTCTTAACTTTTTCAACCCTGGAGCCCAACGTTATGGTTAA